A single region of the Thermococcus paralvinellae genome encodes:
- a CDS encoding amidohydrolase, which produces MGILIKGVFTPDRKKATIYIEENIIQSINDEMYKDDFVIDGNRKLILPAFYNTHTHLSMSLFRGIVEDMWLKDWLEKVVWPMEKHINEEYVYWGAMLGGLELIRSGIAAIADMYFFMDKVSEALELLGLRGVLGTTIFEFPSPEAETPEDAFKIVENFAKKYKNRELIKPSIAPHSIYSCNIEILQQAKEIADRYGLLVQIHLSETKWEVYEVQKRYGKRPVELLESIGFLDKNVLAAHAVWLTKAEIRTLAKYDVKVSHNPVSNLKLASGGVMPYPEMKEYGVLVTLGTDGVASNNNFDMFEEMKVFAISQKNHRWDPTIAKAKEVFKVATENGAKALGFKAGRVEEGYLADLVLIDLNSPHLKPFYDPITLAVYSMRAGDVDGLIVNGKPLMLNREILVVNEDKLMEKAERKAFELYEKVMGVVK; this is translated from the coding sequence ATGGGAATTCTGATAAAGGGTGTATTTACACCAGACAGGAAAAAAGCCACAATATATATTGAGGAAAACATTATTCAAAGTATAAATGACGAAATGTACAAGGATGATTTTGTAATAGATGGAAATAGAAAGCTCATACTTCCAGCGTTTTATAACACCCACACCCACCTTTCAATGAGTCTTTTTAGAGGAATTGTAGAAGATATGTGGCTTAAAGATTGGCTTGAAAAAGTTGTGTGGCCAATGGAAAAGCACATCAATGAAGAATATGTCTATTGGGGAGCCATGCTCGGGGGACTTGAGCTGATACGCTCTGGAATTGCTGCGATTGCAGACATGTACTTCTTTATGGATAAAGTCTCTGAAGCCCTAGAACTTTTGGGGTTGAGGGGAGTTCTAGGCACCACTATTTTTGAATTTCCCTCTCCCGAGGCCGAAACTCCCGAGGATGCTTTTAAAATCGTTGAAAATTTTGCAAAGAAATATAAAAATCGTGAATTAATAAAACCAAGCATTGCCCCTCACTCGATTTATTCCTGCAACATTGAAATACTTCAGCAGGCAAAAGAAATTGCAGATAGATATGGGCTTTTAGTCCAAATTCACTTATCAGAAACGAAATGGGAAGTTTATGAAGTTCAAAAACGCTATGGAAAGAGACCTGTTGAGCTTTTGGAAAGCATTGGATTTCTAGACAAAAATGTCTTAGCTGCTCATGCAGTTTGGCTTACTAAGGCTGAGATAAGAACGCTTGCAAAATATGATGTTAAAGTATCTCACAATCCCGTCTCCAATTTAAAGCTTGCTTCTGGAGGTGTTATGCCTTATCCAGAAATGAAAGAGTACGGTGTTCTTGTAACATTGGGGACAGATGGTGTTGCAAGCAACAACAACTTTGACATGTTTGAAGAGATGAAAGTTTTCGCTATATCTCAGAAAAATCACCGCTGGGATCCAACGATAGCAAAAGCCAAAGAAGTCTTCAAGGTTGCAACTGAAAATGGTGCTAAAGCTCTTGGATTTAAAGCTGGGAGAGTTGAAGAAGGTTATTTGGCAGATTTGGTGCTCATTGATCTTAATAGTCCACATCTTAAGCCGTTTTATGACCCAATTACACTTGCCGTCTATTCTATGAGGGCTGGAGATGTTGATGGACTCATTGTAAATGGAAAGCCTTTAATGCTAAATAGAGAAATTCTTGTCGTAAATGAGGATAAACTCATGGAGAAAGCAGAGAGAAAAGCGTTTGAGCTTTATGAGAAGGTTATGGGGGTAGTCAAATGA
- the map gene encoding type II methionyl aminopeptidase — translation MNEEREKLIKAGEIAKQVKEEVIKLIKPGTSLYEIAEFVEKRIVELGGKPAFPCNLSLNELAAHYTPYKGDKTVLKEGDYLKVDLGVHIDGYIADTAITVRVGMEEDDLMRAAREALENAISVVRAGVKINEIGKVIEETIRSYGFNPIVNLSGHIIQRYKLHSGISIPNIYRPHDTYTLKEGEVLAIEPFATTGAGQVIEVPPALIFMFIRNRPVRMPQARNLLNYIRKNFSTLPFAYRWIQDLMPEPQLRLALMQLEKAGAIYSYPILKEIRGGLVSQFEHTVIVEKDGATIIT, via the coding sequence ATGAATGAAGAAAGGGAAAAGCTTATCAAAGCCGGTGAAATTGCGAAACAAGTTAAAGAGGAAGTTATAAAGCTAATAAAACCTGGCACTTCACTATATGAAATAGCAGAGTTTGTTGAAAAGCGAATTGTAGAGCTCGGAGGAAAGCCTGCCTTTCCGTGCAATTTATCACTAAATGAGCTTGCTGCTCATTACACTCCATACAAGGGAGATAAGACTGTTCTTAAAGAAGGGGACTATTTGAAAGTTGACTTGGGGGTCCACATTGATGGCTATATAGCAGATACTGCAATTACAGTTAGAGTTGGGATGGAAGAGGATGATTTAATGAGAGCCGCAAGAGAGGCACTTGAAAATGCAATAAGCGTCGTGAGAGCAGGAGTTAAAATAAATGAGATTGGAAAGGTAATTGAGGAAACAATCAGAAGTTATGGATTTAATCCAATAGTGAACCTCAGTGGGCATATAATCCAGAGGTACAAGCTTCATTCAGGAATTTCAATTCCCAACATATATAGACCTCATGATACATACACATTAAAAGAAGGAGAAGTACTGGCAATAGAGCCTTTCGCAACCACAGGTGCTGGACAGGTTATTGAAGTTCCTCCAGCGTTGATATTCATGTTTATAAGGAACAGACCTGTAAGGATGCCTCAGGCAAGGAACTTGTTAAACTACATACGAAAGAACTTCTCTACATTGCCTTTCGCGTATAGATGGATTCAGGACTTAATGCCCGAGCCACAACTGAGACTAGCATTAATGCAACTCGAAAAAGCTGGGGCTATTTACAGCTATCCAATATTGAAGGAAATTCGGGGAGGATTGGTGTCTCAGTTTGAGCACACAGTGATTGTTGAAAAAGATGGAGCTACAATAATTACATAA
- a CDS encoding CBS domain-containing protein, protein MVGILVQEVMTDKFAKIDINAPLSEAIGIFETENPDLILVFDGKTYKGVVTQDLLIRSHLKWDPTKAKVRDVYKPAPVVKPTDDLSLAAKLMLETDLKSLPVGEDKSNIYGIISDISLLDRVAKEEFGKKQVKEFMTTDVITLKPDDTVAKALATMRDHSISRIPIVNEEGKLEGLVTLHDLIIRFIKPRFKAQYGELAGEKIPPFSTQLREVMMRGVITILPDATIREAVATMIDNHIDGLLVVNEENKIVGVLTVKDLLLPISRMVEKEAKFYLQLGGDAHLLSDFTRERIIKDIKKFVDGYADILGDEGIIYLHIRRFNEKFRGVHLYQARMRVVTDKGVFVATGETWGAIQAVHDALRAIERQLLQKVELQRDLRYTKRFLDKLELWR, encoded by the coding sequence ATGGTCGGAATTCTCGTACAAGAAGTTATGACCGACAAGTTTGCAAAGATCGACATAAACGCCCCGCTTTCTGAAGCAATTGGAATTTTTGAGACAGAAAATCCAGATTTAATTCTTGTATTTGACGGAAAGACTTACAAAGGTGTTGTTACTCAAGATTTGCTAATTAGATCCCACTTAAAATGGGATCCAACTAAAGCTAAAGTTAGGGATGTTTACAAGCCTGCCCCTGTTGTAAAGCCCACAGATGATTTAAGCTTAGCTGCAAAGCTGATGTTGGAGACTGACTTAAAATCACTGCCTGTTGGAGAGGATAAGTCCAACATTTATGGTATAATAAGCGATATCTCACTTTTGGATAGAGTTGCTAAGGAAGAATTTGGTAAAAAACAGGTAAAAGAGTTCATGACAACAGATGTAATAACCCTAAAGCCGGATGATACTGTTGCAAAGGCTTTAGCAACGATGAGAGACCATAGTATCTCAAGAATTCCAATTGTAAATGAAGAAGGAAAGCTTGAAGGATTAGTAACACTCCACGACTTAATAATCCGCTTCATAAAGCCAAGATTCAAAGCCCAATATGGAGAACTTGCAGGAGAGAAGATACCACCATTCTCAACCCAGCTAAGGGAGGTCATGATGAGGGGTGTTATCACAATACTTCCAGATGCAACTATAAGAGAAGCAGTTGCCACAATGATAGACAACCACATTGATGGTCTACTGGTTGTTAATGAAGAAAACAAGATTGTTGGCGTCCTAACAGTTAAGGATTTGCTGCTTCCAATTTCAAGAATGGTCGAAAAAGAAGCTAAGTTTTACCTCCAGCTCGGAGGAGATGCTCATTTATTGAGTGATTTCACAAGAGAGAGGATTATCAAAGACATCAAAAAGTTCGTTGACGGTTATGCAGATATCCTGGGCGATGAAGGAATAATTTACCTACACATAAGAAGGTTCAATGAGAAGTTCAGAGGAGTTCATCTATACCAAGCAAGAATGAGAGTTGTAACGGATAAAGGCGTTTTCGTAGCAACAGGCGAGACATGGGGAGCAATTCAGGCAGTTCACGATGCATTGAGAGCTATTGAAAGACAATTACTCCAAAAAGTAGAGTTGCAAAGAGATTTAAGGTATACCAAGAGATTCCTCGACAAGCTTGAACTCTGGCGCTAA
- a CDS encoding DUF835 domain-containing protein — MAFFLNAIEPENYVIKPLGLQINPAVEEVLIMVNAFLIGFILLWGAIHIKKPTSDVNDVMYFAIFSSAAYIWVFIMSTSELSNLSYSFTLKMLFPLAVYGFANMYAAKVLYAHVPKRDYVAMLFPVGMFLLGALNLTYPFTRNIEWFAPYGFLMGAIFRVIMAIGAVKFVFYPITPPRREKRTIASRNFYLFTNPDEVRQMFPNLFSENNVIMITRKDPRMFSMENDMLIYWITKIKEGIIDDNPRIFAMSPTKIDILIDLVTKGLKQGYNVVYIDAFEYLMLENGFESAFKFLLSLKDRVIGENGTLIFVVSLDALSEKQRKLIEREFTKYE, encoded by the coding sequence TTGGCTTTCTTTTTAAATGCTATAGAACCCGAGAATTATGTCATTAAGCCTCTGGGGCTTCAGATAAACCCTGCAGTAGAAGAAGTTTTAATAATGGTAAATGCCTTCCTAATTGGATTCATTCTTCTGTGGGGTGCTATTCACATTAAAAAGCCAACTTCAGACGTAAATGATGTAATGTACTTTGCTATCTTTTCTTCAGCTGCTTATATCTGGGTTTTTATAATGTCCACCAGTGAGCTTTCCAATCTATCCTATAGCTTCACATTAAAGATGCTGTTCCCTCTGGCAGTATATGGTTTTGCAAACATGTATGCAGCAAAGGTTCTTTATGCTCATGTTCCGAAAAGAGATTATGTAGCAATGCTTTTCCCAGTGGGGATGTTTCTTCTTGGAGCTTTAAACCTTACATATCCATTCACCCGAAATATAGAGTGGTTTGCTCCATATGGATTTCTCATGGGAGCAATCTTTAGAGTGATAATGGCAATTGGAGCAGTTAAATTCGTATTTTATCCTATAACCCCTCCCAGAAGGGAGAAAAGAACAATAGCTTCAAGAAACTTTTATCTATTTACAAATCCCGATGAGGTTAGACAAATGTTTCCTAATCTATTTTCGGAGAACAATGTTATTATGATCACTAGAAAAGACCCACGCATGTTTTCTATGGAAAATGACATGCTCATTTACTGGATAACAAAAATCAAAGAGGGTATCATTGATGATAATCCCAGGATTTTTGCCATGTCTCCAACAAAAATAGACATCCTAATAGATCTTGTTACAAAAGGATTAAAGCAAGGGTATAATGTGGTATATATTGATGCGTTTGAATACTTAATGCTGGAGAATGGATTTGAATCTGCGTTTAAATTCCTATTAAGTCTTAAAGATAGGGTCATAGGGGAGAACGGAACCTTGATTTTTGTTGTAAGCCTAGATGCATTGAGCGAGAAACAGAGAAAATTGATAGAGAGGGAGTTCACTAAATATGAGTAA
- the glmU gene encoding bifunctional sugar-1-phosphate nucleotidylyltransferase/acetyltransferase encodes MKGVILAAGKGERLRPLTDDRPKVLLKVANRAIIEYVLDNLYPFVDEFIIVVRYQKEKLIEFLGDEYNGKPITYVEQVEGEGTARAIYSAKEFIEGESFLAVNGDIYFERDAVKALLHAFRKADVALLVKEFEDLSHFGKIEVEGKYVKEIKEKPGNIRGYANLGIYLFKPDVFEFIEKTPLSKRGEYEITDTINLMIKTGRRVTYAVYDGYWNDIGRPWDLLNLNEYILKNHLKHEIRGVVEEGATIIPPVEIGEGTVVKSGAYIVGPVKIGKNCKIGPNCFIRPYTSIGNHCHIGNAVEIKNSIIMDHSNAPHLNYVGDSIIGEHTNLGAGTITANLRHDNRTIKVEVKGKLEDSGRRKLGAIIGHNVKVGINVTIYPGRKIGSNSFVGPGVIVDKNVPSNSLVIVKQQKEIIER; translated from the coding sequence TTGAAAGGTGTGATACTTGCAGCTGGGAAAGGTGAAAGATTAAGACCTTTAACTGATGACAGACCGAAAGTTCTGTTGAAAGTTGCAAATAGGGCAATTATAGAGTACGTTCTCGATAATCTGTATCCATTTGTTGATGAATTCATAATCGTCGTCAGATATCAGAAAGAGAAGCTGATTGAGTTTTTGGGTGATGAATACAACGGCAAACCAATCACTTACGTAGAGCAAGTTGAAGGAGAAGGCACTGCGAGGGCAATATATTCTGCAAAAGAGTTCATTGAAGGAGAATCTTTTTTGGCAGTTAATGGGGATATTTATTTTGAGAGAGATGCTGTGAAAGCTCTTCTTCACGCATTTAGGAAAGCAGATGTTGCTCTTTTAGTTAAGGAGTTTGAAGACTTAAGCCATTTTGGAAAAATTGAAGTCGAAGGGAAGTATGTCAAAGAAATCAAAGAAAAGCCGGGAAACATCAGAGGCTATGCAAATCTCGGAATCTATTTATTCAAGCCAGATGTCTTTGAATTCATTGAAAAAACCCCACTGAGTAAGCGCGGTGAGTATGAAATAACAGACACGATTAATCTCATGATAAAAACAGGCAGAAGAGTTACCTATGCAGTTTATGATGGCTATTGGAACGACATTGGGAGGCCTTGGGATTTGCTCAATTTGAACGAGTATATCCTCAAGAATCATTTGAAGCATGAGATTAGAGGAGTTGTAGAGGAAGGAGCAACAATAATACCTCCAGTTGAGATTGGAGAGGGCACAGTTGTTAAAAGCGGCGCATATATCGTTGGTCCAGTGAAAATTGGAAAGAACTGTAAAATTGGTCCCAACTGCTTCATAAGGCCCTATACTAGCATCGGCAACCACTGTCACATCGGAAATGCAGTTGAGATCAAAAACTCAATAATAATGGATCACAGCAATGCCCCACATTTGAACTACGTTGGAGACTCGATTATTGGAGAGCACACAAACTTAGGAGCTGGGACCATAACAGCAAATCTGAGGCACGATAATAGGACGATAAAGGTCGAAGTAAAAGGCAAACTTGAAGACAGTGGGAGGAGAAAATTGGGGGCAATTATTGGACACAATGTCAAAGTCGGAATAAATGTCACCATATATCCCGGTAGAAAGATAGGAAGCAACTCATTTGTTGGACCTGGAGTGATAGTTGATAAAAATGTCCCGTCAAATAGTTTGGTTATTGTTAAACAACAGAAAGAAATAATTGAAAGGTGA
- a CDS encoding undecaprenyl-diphosphate phosphatase, with amino-acid sequence MNYTEAIIMGILQGFTEWLPISSSGQVMLALINFFGISPEKAHSYALLLHFGTLFAVLFKFRYELGKILMNLITLRWGEEETFLFYSTLFTAVVGFPLYKAFKTAVASLNVESVNGIVGFALILTGIVLARSRENPKDEFEQIVTKKRKGEVTIVEAIIAGIAQGVAILPGISRSGMTIGALLLLGVEQKKAVKLSFLMAVPAIFGALFLELRAVNEPITVSLAAVLSAFIVSLLTLEGMLKLAEKLNFSKFCILFGSIAVIASLMGVLI; translated from the coding sequence ATGAATTATACCGAAGCAATTATAATGGGCATATTGCAGGGATTTACTGAATGGCTACCGATAAGCAGTTCTGGTCAGGTAATGTTAGCACTGATAAACTTTTTTGGAATTTCCCCAGAAAAAGCTCATTCCTATGCTTTACTTCTCCATTTTGGAACTCTCTTTGCAGTGCTATTTAAATTTAGATATGAGTTAGGAAAGATTTTAATGAACCTCATAACACTCAGATGGGGTGAAGAGGAGACATTTCTCTTTTACTCAACGCTCTTTACTGCAGTGGTTGGGTTTCCACTTTACAAAGCATTCAAGACAGCTGTTGCATCACTAAATGTTGAGTCTGTGAATGGAATAGTAGGCTTTGCTTTGATATTAACTGGAATAGTCCTAGCTAGGAGCAGAGAAAATCCCAAAGATGAATTTGAGCAAATTGTTACAAAGAAGAGAAAAGGGGAAGTTACGATTGTAGAAGCAATAATTGCAGGTATTGCCCAAGGTGTAGCTATTTTACCAGGAATTTCGCGTTCAGGAATGACTATCGGGGCCTTACTTTTGCTTGGAGTCGAACAGAAAAAAGCTGTGAAGCTCAGTTTCTTAATGGCAGTTCCAGCGATTTTTGGTGCTCTCTTTCTGGAACTTCGAGCTGTAAATGAACCTATCACAGTATCTTTAGCAGCTGTACTGAGCGCATTCATCGTGAGCTTACTGACACTTGAGGGAATGCTTAAATTAGCAGAAAAGTTAAATTTTTCTAAGTTTTGTATATTATTTGGTAGCATAGCTGTGATTGCTTCGTTAATGGGGGTGTTAATTTGA
- a CDS encoding MBL fold metallo-hydrolase, protein MKITILFENHSGFKKGLWGGHGFSALVEHKGYKILVDTGVDGEILLKNMNALEIKPADVDYLFLTHGHYDHTEGLKALLEARGGKKLTIIAHPEIFVKRVALKPHLKDISLPFKREELEELGAEFILTRDPIQIVEGIYSSGEIERVTWDRAVGYKIENEKLVRDEVKDDMALILDLGDSIAVITGCGHSGVINIAMHAQKLMNKQIKALIGGFHLIGAKPELLKETVEKLKELKVEKLYAGHCTGFEAMGFFMTEFGKAFEPLYVGKVIELG, encoded by the coding sequence ATGAAGATTACAATACTTTTTGAAAATCACAGTGGATTTAAGAAAGGTTTATGGGGTGGGCATGGATTCTCAGCTTTAGTGGAGCACAAAGGATACAAAATATTAGTTGATACTGGAGTTGATGGCGAAATTTTGTTGAAAAACATGAACGCGCTAGAAATTAAGCCTGCAGATGTTGATTATCTCTTCTTAACTCATGGGCATTATGACCACACAGAGGGCTTAAAAGCTCTTCTTGAAGCGAGAGGAGGAAAGAAGCTGACAATCATTGCTCACCCAGAAATATTTGTCAAGAGAGTTGCATTAAAGCCGCATTTGAAAGATATAAGTTTGCCGTTTAAGAGAGAGGAGCTTGAAGAATTAGGAGCAGAGTTCATATTAACCAGAGATCCCATCCAAATTGTTGAAGGCATTTATTCAAGCGGAGAAATTGAGAGAGTTACATGGGACAGAGCCGTTGGGTACAAGATCGAGAATGAAAAGCTCGTGAGAGATGAAGTGAAAGATGATATGGCTCTAATTCTTGACTTAGGTGATAGCATAGCAGTAATAACCGGCTGTGGACATAGCGGAGTAATTAACATAGCCATGCATGCTCAAAAGCTCATGAACAAACAAATCAAAGCTCTCATCGGTGGATTTCACTTAATCGGTGCAAAGCCTGAGCTCTTAAAAGAGACTGTTGAGAAATTAAAGGAGCTAAAAGTTGAAAAGCTTTATGCTGGTCACTGCACTGGATTTGAAGCAATGGGATTTTTCATGACTGAATTTGGAAAAGCCTTTGAGCCACTTTACGTAGGCAAAGTTATTGAACTGGGATAA
- a CDS encoding DUF512 domain-containing protein, with amino-acid sequence MYELTEDYKLRKITKFELDMVDERDDLLIIPPSSKAGPCGNDCVFCYLTQNPLQMIYRVAKHDTLNDHQLEKRIAYAREHYDLWIRVTDTSANVRFDEKRIESLYKAGLDEIQISLHTTKKEVRIKLMHNRNAGKVIDLIPKIVEHFRMIADIILTPGYNVNDIGEILDDLDSFGVHEVRLFPIGVTRFSRTRALTREELLFVKNVALEKQKELDIKIIIPPIFQALLGEFTTGLKPFDIDMNIPTYILTGELAYPEMKRLFPKLNVVMVKNEVFGGNIGTAGLLTGYDILRTVKQLPEVDLGILLLPEVMFHGDVTLDGWRREELFNKILIEKGYIVETALEPQDIPKILERF; translated from the coding sequence ATGTATGAACTGACAGAAGACTACAAACTTAGAAAAATTACAAAATTTGAGCTGGATATGGTTGATGAGCGAGATGATCTGCTGATTATTCCTCCCTCATCTAAAGCTGGCCCCTGTGGAAACGACTGTGTATTCTGCTATCTCACTCAAAATCCTCTCCAGATGATCTATCGGGTTGCCAAGCATGACACTCTAAATGACCACCAGCTGGAAAAGAGGATTGCCTACGCAAGAGAGCATTACGATTTGTGGATTCGCGTTACTGACACTTCCGCAAATGTTCGGTTTGATGAAAAGCGTATAGAATCGCTCTACAAGGCTGGCTTAGACGAAATCCAGATTTCTCTTCACACTACCAAAAAAGAGGTTAGGATAAAGCTCATGCATAACAGAAATGCTGGAAAAGTCATTGATTTAATACCAAAAATTGTGGAGCACTTTAGAATGATTGCCGACATAATTCTCACTCCTGGATATAACGTCAATGATATTGGGGAAATTTTAGATGATTTGGACAGTTTTGGAGTTCATGAAGTTAGACTCTTTCCAATTGGAGTTACAAGGTTTTCAAGAACGAGAGCACTGACGAGAGAGGAGCTTCTCTTTGTGAAGAATGTTGCGTTAGAGAAGCAAAAGGAGCTAGATATAAAAATTATCATCCCTCCAATTTTCCAAGCCCTTTTAGGGGAGTTCACAACTGGCTTGAAACCCTTTGACATTGATATGAATATTCCAACGTATATCCTAACGGGCGAGCTTGCATATCCGGAGATGAAGCGCTTATTCCCAAAGCTCAACGTTGTTATGGTTAAGAATGAAGTATTTGGCGGGAATATCGGCACAGCTGGACTTTTGACGGGATATGATATATTGAGAACTGTCAAACAATTGCCGGAGGTTGATTTAGGCATTCTCCTTCTCCCAGAGGTCATGTTTCATGGCGACGTTACTTTAGACGGCTGGAGGAGGGAGGAACTCTTTAACAAAATTTTAATTGAAAAAGGTTATATCGTTGAGACTGCGCTTGAGCCTCAAGATATCCCAAAGATTTTAGAGAGATTTTAA
- a CDS encoding NOG1 family protein, translating into MKNPFEKMPTILLADELIDKAFRRAEKAASSFTPRGNKISKARQREELRIRTVSNVIRDNLRKILDRTPGVSTLPPFYQELVDTLVDRKMFHKALASVNWAIKTIRTLEERYVEKIRYSRDPNEIAQLRRQFYGRVASVIKDIADNLEYLNKARDVLKDLPVIDLSLPTIVIAGHPNVGKSTLLRQLTNAKPEVASYPFTTKGINVGQFEEHWLKYQVIDTPGLLDRPLSERNEIERQAILALKHLGRVIIYIFDPSEYCGFPLEEQMHLFEEIYEEFKDFPFIVVLNKVDVADEEKISKVEEFLRAKGIEPIRIVAKDGLGVDKVKKKILGILKPELERAIYSAKDVPQ; encoded by the coding sequence ATGAAAAATCCTTTTGAAAAAATGCCAACTATCCTTTTAGCTGATGAACTCATTGATAAAGCCTTTAGGAGAGCCGAAAAAGCAGCATCATCATTCACCCCGCGAGGGAATAAAATAAGCAAAGCGAGACAGAGGGAGGAGCTTAGAATAAGAACTGTTTCAAACGTCATTAGGGATAATTTGAGGAAAATCCTTGACAGAACTCCTGGTGTCTCAACTCTGCCTCCATTCTATCAAGAGTTAGTTGACACGCTAGTTGATAGAAAGATGTTCCATAAGGCTTTAGCGTCTGTGAATTGGGCAATAAAGACAATAAGAACGCTTGAAGAGAGATACGTGGAAAAGATTAGATATTCAAGAGACCCAAATGAGATTGCTCAGCTTAGAAGGCAGTTTTACGGAAGAGTTGCAAGCGTCATTAAGGACATTGCAGACAACTTAGAGTATCTCAACAAGGCGAGAGATGTTTTGAAGGATTTGCCAGTTATTGACCTCAGCCTGCCAACCATTGTCATAGCTGGACATCCAAATGTTGGAAAGTCAACTCTTCTCAGGCAGCTCACAAATGCAAAGCCAGAAGTGGCGAGTTATCCCTTCACAACCAAGGGAATTAACGTTGGGCAATTCGAGGAGCACTGGCTCAAGTATCAGGTTATAGACACTCCAGGTTTGCTTGACAGACCTCTGAGTGAGCGCAATGAAATAGAAAGGCAAGCAATTTTAGCATTAAAGCACCTTGGAAGAGTAATAATTTACATCTTTGATCCATCAGAGTACTGTGGATTTCCACTTGAGGAGCAGATGCATCTCTTCGAAGAGATTTACGAGGAGTTCAAAGATTTCCCATTCATAGTTGTTTTGAACAAAGTTGATGTAGCTGATGAAGAAAAGATAAGTAAAGTTGAAGAGTTCTTGAGAGCTAAAGGGATAGAGCCTATAAGAATTGTGGCTAAAGATGGGCTTGGAGTTGACAAAGTTAAAAAGAAAATATTGGGAATTCTAAAGCCAGAGCTAGAGAGGGCAATTTACTCCGCCAAAGATGTTCCGCAGTAA
- a CDS encoding zinc ribbon domain-containing protein — MEYSRIEKILASAFVLFLLLASINFLSELNNAIERPDFRDYESKYVSKELLENRSRLLVMFKHFRNLHEEAKTNLTKANELYIFKREEYRVALESGNAAEEIKNEYLRAKEEYEKAYLAFQVIERAYVDIEKQLNSVNQQIDQLREKAYQEYRNAYSAYRAKVLALKLIFVIPIFLASFLIFRRYKNIYAVSLIAYSSLLFAYLIVQAVWNTFQVIGLSLFGAVATVLALYYIRKEYFKLEKVYKRRIGQNRCYICGFPIKDDYLVCPNCEAKLREKCEKCGEMKPVHLEFCPYCGTSLAE, encoded by the coding sequence GTGGAGTATAGCAGAATTGAAAAGATTTTAGCGAGTGCTTTTGTCTTGTTCCTCCTTTTAGCGAGCATAAATTTTCTGAGCGAGCTTAACAATGCCATTGAAAGACCAGATTTTCGAGATTATGAATCTAAGTATGTATCTAAAGAGCTTTTGGAAAACCGGAGCAGATTGTTAGTCATGTTTAAGCATTTTAGGAACCTACATGAAGAAGCAAAGACCAATTTAACAAAGGCAAATGAGCTCTATATTTTCAAGCGTGAGGAATATAGGGTTGCTTTAGAGAGTGGCAATGCCGCAGAAGAGATTAAAAATGAGTATTTAAGGGCAAAAGAGGAATATGAAAAAGCATATTTAGCTTTTCAAGTCATTGAAAGGGCGTATGTAGATATAGAAAAACAGCTAAACAGCGTTAACCAACAGATTGATCAGCTGAGAGAAAAGGCTTATCAAGAGTATAGAAATGCTTACTCTGCTTATCGAGCAAAAGTTTTAGCCCTAAAGCTCATTTTTGTAATCCCCATATTTTTGGCTTCGTTCCTCATATTTAGGCGTTATAAGAACATCTATGCTGTATCCCTAATCGCTTATTCGTCCCTCCTGTTCGCTTACTTGATAGTTCAAGCAGTTTGGAACACTTTTCAAGTAATTGGCTTGAGCCTTTTTGGTGCTGTAGCAACGGTTTTAGCTTTATACTACATCAGAAAAGAATACTTCAAGCTCGAAAAAGTTTACAAGCGCAGAATTGGGCAAAACAGATGTTATATCTGTGGATTTCCAATAAAAGATGATTATCTAGTCTGCCCGAACTGTGAAGCTAAGCTGAGGGAGAAATGCGAAAAATGTGGAGAAATGAAGCCAGTTCATTTGGAATTTTGTCCTTACTGCGGAACATCTTTGGCGGAGTAA
- a CDS encoding 30S ribosomal protein S8e codes for MAIWQGRSLKKPSGGRIVLARKKRKRELGREPAFTRVAEYKEERKIIRTFGGNRKVRLVQALYANVFDGGKGKKVKILGVVENPANRQYVRRNIITKGAIIQTEIGKAIVTSRPGQDGVVNAVLIKEEKSA; via the coding sequence ATGGCTATTTGGCAAGGAAGATCACTCAAAAAGCCTTCAGGTGGAAGAATTGTCCTCGCAAGAAAGAAAAGAAAGAGGGAGCTTGGAAGAGAACCAGCCTTCACTAGAGTTGCTGAATACAAAGAGGAAAGAAAAATCATCAGAACATTCGGTGGAAACAGAAAGGTAAGACTTGTTCAGGCACTCTATGCAAATGTCTTCGACGGCGGGAAGGGCAAGAAAGTTAAAATTTTGGGTGTCGTCGAGAACCCAGCAAACAGGCAGTACGTTAGAAGAAACATCATCACAAAGGGCGCAATCATTCAGACTGAGATTGGGAAGGCAATCGTCACCTCAAGACCGGGGCAAGATGGTGTTGTTAACGCTGTTTTAATAAAAGAGGAGAAGAGCGCCTGA